The following are encoded in a window of Ignavibacteriales bacterium genomic DNA:
- a CDS encoding sulfide/dihydroorotate dehydrogenase-like FAD/NAD-binding protein, which translates to MYRIVEKKILAPTITKFIIEALYVARKRKAGNFVIIRVEETGERIPLTLVDSNLHDGTITLIVQAIGKTTKALALKKEGDLIMDVMGPLGNPTPIETGKTIACIGGGVGTAELYPITKALKDAGNTIYTIVGARSKDLVILEKEMESVSDTLYITTDDGSYKRKGFVTDQLKELLDASLGINMVYAIGPLPMMRAVSNLTKPYSVRTLVSLNAVMVDGTGMCGGCRVTVNGKMKFACVDGPEFEGHEVDFDEMLLRNRSYTDMEKISVDRFLEEPHVCRKEGMAS; encoded by the coding sequence GTGTATCGCATCGTTGAAAAGAAAATACTTGCACCTACTATTACGAAATTTATTATTGAAGCGCTTTACGTAGCACGGAAACGTAAAGCCGGCAACTTCGTGATTATTCGAGTGGAAGAAACCGGCGAACGCATTCCTCTTACCCTCGTGGATAGCAATCTCCATGACGGCACTATTACTTTAATTGTACAAGCGATTGGTAAAACAACGAAAGCATTGGCGTTGAAGAAGGAAGGCGATCTGATCATGGATGTAATGGGTCCATTAGGTAACCCTACACCGATTGAAACTGGAAAAACAATCGCTTGTATTGGCGGCGGTGTTGGAACAGCAGAATTGTATCCCATCACGAAAGCTCTCAAGGATGCCGGTAACACCATTTACACGATTGTTGGGGCGCGCTCGAAAGATCTTGTGATTCTTGAGAAAGAAATGGAAAGCGTTTCAGATACGCTTTATATCACGACGGACGACGGCTCATACAAGCGAAAAGGATTTGTGACTGATCAGCTCAAAGAATTGCTCGATGCAAGTCTTGGTATCAACATGGTGTATGCCATCGGCCCCTTGCCGATGATGAGGGCGGTTTCGAATCTTACGAAGCCCTATAGTGTTCGCACGCTGGTAAGTCTGAACGCGGTGATGGTGGACGGTACCGGTATGTGCGGCGGATGCCGTGTAACGGTGAATGGTAAAATGAAGTTCGCGTGTGTGGATGGTCCGGAATTTGAAGGGCACGAGGTGGATTTTGATGAAATGCTTTTACGCAACCGCAGTTACACGGATATGGAAAAGATTTCCGTTGATCGGTTCCTTGAAGAACCGCACGTATGCAGAAAAGAGGGGATGGCATCATGA